One part of the Flavobacterium johnsoniae UW101 genome encodes these proteins:
- a CDS encoding SH3 domain-containing protein: MKRMYHYATVSKALDQLNEKGFTCDFNRNADLIKKNPEKFEIVHVYRYEGESDPADEAVVYGIKSSSGKKGVYVAGFSADSDQETAQFLFDLSIRGR; encoded by the coding sequence ATGAAAAGAATGTATCATTACGCAACTGTCTCAAAGGCTTTAGATCAATTGAATGAAAAAGGATTTACATGCGATTTTAATCGAAATGCTGATTTGATTAAAAAAAATCCTGAAAAATTCGAAATTGTTCATGTGTATCGATACGAAGGGGAATCAGACCCGGCAGATGAGGCAGTTGTATACGGAATTAAGTCCAGCAGCGGAAAAAAGGGCGTTTATGTTGCGGGGTTTTCTGCAGATTCAGATCAGGAAACTGCTCAATTTTTATTTGATTTGAGTATTAGAGGAAGATAG
- a CDS encoding type II toxin-antitoxin system RelE/ParE family toxin yields MAKYHLTNKAVEDLAVIWNYTFDEWSENQADKYYLLLLDSCQEAAENPSLGKKYDIVTEKLLGYKSNEHILFYQIISENEIEIVRILHGKMDLKSKF; encoded by the coding sequence ATGGCTAAATATCATTTGACAAATAAAGCTGTCGAAGATTTAGCTGTTATTTGGAATTATACTTTTGATGAATGGTCAGAAAATCAGGCCGATAAATATTATCTTTTACTTTTAGACTCTTGTCAGGAAGCTGCGGAGAATCCCAGTCTTGGAAAGAAATATGATATTGTAACAGAGAAATTACTAGGTTATAAGTCTAATGAGCATATTCTTTTTTATCAGATTATTTCAGAAAATGAAATTGAAATAGTTAGAATACTTCACGGAAAAATGGATTTGAAAAGTAAATTTTAA
- a CDS encoding type II toxin-antitoxin system ParD family antitoxin, translating into MGRNTSISLGNHFENFIENSLSEGRYKNASEVVRAGLRLLEEEENKLLVLKKAVQDGIESGRAENFDPKKHLESLKAKKKNG; encoded by the coding sequence ATGGGACGAAATACTTCAATATCACTGGGAAATCATTTCGAAAACTTTATTGAGAATAGTCTTTCTGAAGGAAGATATAAAAATGCTAGCGAAGTTGTGAGAGCAGGATTACGTCTTTTAGAAGAAGAAGAAAATAAATTGTTAGTATTAAAAAAAGCAGTTCAGGATGGAATAGAAAGCGGGCGTGCTGAAAATTTTGATCCTAAAAAACATCTTGAAAGTTTAAAAGCAAAGAAAAAAAATGGCTAA